The window GAGCTGTTCATAAAAAGAGCCCAGCAGCGGTTTGATTCGTGAGTAACAATTTCCTCAATAGTTTCAAGTGTTCCCCCCACGAGATTTATCACCAGTTTCATTGCTTTTCATCGTGTGAGTAAACCTGGTTCAACAGTTTTGGAGCAGGCTTGTGTGTGATGTTCCACAGTCGTCATCCTACTTTTatgtcaacaacaaacaagacaaaaagatTGTCAGTGAAAACTGTAAATGCCTGGTTTTGGTCTCTGGCTTGCAAACAATTCGACTCTTaatcaaattcagaaaaacGAAATTTTAAATATAGAGGAGTaataaaatatttcagatattttttttctctcataaatgtttaaattccTCTATGAAATGTAACTTTGTACATTTGGTATTCATGTGATAAATTTCACTGGTGTAATTGCAGTTTTGGTAttagacaaataaaatatatgaatgtaGTCTGGTGGTTCTTTTGAAGTAAATACAGATGCAAAATATGATGATAAAATGTTTGTCAACATTGTAAACAAATCCCCACCTCATTACATGTGCTTGTGTATGTTCACCACTAGGTGGTGCCATCACAGTGAGTTCCTGGCAGAGCCTTATCCTCCTGAAGTGATCGAACATGACGGGTCAGACTGAGGGAGCCGTCATCCAGGACCCGTCAGTGCCCTCACTGCGAGGTGTGGAGGGTCTTGAGTACAGACCTCCGGGTGGGGCCATGTCCTTCACCGATGAAGCTGTTTCTATCCTGACCTCCACAAGCCAGCTGGCGCGAACCCTCCTCGGTCGCACCTTTGTACCCCAGCCCAAAGAGAACCCTGCCAACGCGGAGGCCATGGCCGGCAGCAGCTGTGATGAAGACAACAGCACACGACGCAAACGGGAGTTCACCCCGAACGATAAGAAAGATGAAGGCTACTGGGACAAGAGAAGGAAGAACAACGAGGCAGCCAAGCGGTCCAGAGAGAGGCGGAGAGCCAATGACATGGTGCTGGAGAGGAGGGTCCTGGGTCTGCTGGAGGAAAACGCTCGGCTGAGGGCGGAGCTGTTGGCCCTCAAGTTTCGCTTCGGTCTTGTCAAGGATTCGTCTGATGTGAACATCCTGCCACTCTCTGTACCCCTATGTGCACACCCACCACCCAGTACAACACATTTCTACCAGCCTCACAATGATGGACCCTCCTACctcaaaacacagcagagtgCCAGCACCCACCAAATCCAGCCCCACCTTCCGCAGCAAGCTCCCATCTATGGACCGAGGGTAGCCGGGCCATTGTTAAGCCACAGTGTATCTGAGGATTCAGGCGTTTCCACCTCAAGTAGCTCAAATATGGGAAGCCCTGTGTTTTTTGACGACACTTTGAGTGACCGCGGTGGGCCCTCACCaagggagctggtggaggagccACAGGGCTACGACTCACACATCTGTCCCCTGGATGTCAACGGGGGTCAGTATGTACACAAACAAGACTCCCCTGATGGTTTGAGGAgcctcccgcacaagctccgcTTCAAAGGCCCCAGTGGTGGCAGTGACGGAGGGGAGATGTCTCCTCCCtctgacaacagacacagtgaaCATCGTATAGCCACCGTGGGGCCAAACATCCCGGTGAGGGTCCACAAGCAGGCAGGGTGGGAGAGTCGGGCAGAGACTCAGGCTCCTTGGTCCAGGGAGGAGGCCGGTGGTGGACTCGGGCAGCAGTATCAGGGTCTGTCTTCTGGATATTATAATTCCTCGTCTCTGCAGAACTCCAGGGACACTAGTACACCCGAGGACATCAGCCTGAGGTCGCAGATGAGCTGTTTGTCTCAGGAAGTGGCTCAGCTCAAAAGGCTCTTATCTCAGCAGCTGTTCTCAAAGATCTCTTAGAACCTGAACAGAAGAGGAGCAAATCCAGATCAAATTCAGACAGACATAATTCACATTCTATCTCTCCGACAGCTATTTCCACTGTGCAGCATTGCACCAGTGTGAACAGCCACCTCTGAAAGGACAGACTTTACCCGCAGCACCTGTTTCACTGGAAAAGCTTGGTCTTAGTGAGCTGCGTGTTTCGGAATGTTCAGCACATGCTACCTTTTGATATAAGGCTCAATGACCGAAAACCAAAAAGTGATTCTCATGTGATTCATTGTGATCATGCTGAATTTCAGCGATTTTGAAGGATGCAGTACATATCGGAACACTCGATTGAACAGatcagacacaaacatgctAGATAGTGCACACAGTTATCATTTGTAAAAACCTTAGTATCACCGTGTTTGACACAAATGTGAACATTAACATATATGTTCACGTGTGTCTCTTCTTTCAGCATAagttatgttgtgtaaaaaacatTATCTTGTCTTAAATGTGTAATAAATGTGATAGATATGATGTTTCGTGCCCATCACTATATCTGTTTCTGGTTTATGTTGTGACAGCAATGTACAGAAAAATCACTGTCATTTCAGCACTGTTCAGAATTGTaactatttcaaaataaaagtatattttaatCAGGAAACtggtgctttttaaaaagattcaAACTGTGATGCTTTTAGCATAATTTAGACTACAAAACATTACTGTTCTGTATTTTGTTCCCGAGTACCcgtgtatttttgaaaaatcacCGTGCAATATTCAAGACCGCTTTGAGcttttttcagctgcagtgtgcATTACATCACAGGATCAGTGTGGCAGGGCAGAGGGAGCTAGGGGAGTTGTGTCACTGGAGTGGGGAGGTGCAACGCTCAAGTGATATCATTTGAATTGCATTTAtgtctttcctttctttgatggattctttaaaaatgtaaacacaaactcGGCGTCAACTCGGGTCACTAAGCTGAGGGGGGACAGTGGGGTGtgggggagaaaggggagaggagtGAGACTGCTCTGCATGACTCATCTTCCACGTCAGCAGTAGAAAAGCTATTTTTAGGCCTGAAGTAGCTGCGGTGGAGACTGATTGGCCCACATCGAAGTGGAGGGTACAGGTCCAGAATACATTAACAGCtggaaagagaatgaaaaaaactgcagacaGATTCTTGTGGGAAGCCAAAAAGCTGCAGTGCATAAACCGAATTATCTTTTTTTCGTGTGTTACCGGATGAGTCATTCGCGGGAAAGGTCATTAACACATTCTTGGGACATATTTCCATCTTCAGGGTTCAGTCTGTTTTTAACATCAACACCAGGTGGCGCCATGTGTCTTCATCAGCACTGATCAttgactcattcattcattcattcattcactggCAGCAGTGTTACTACAGAGGTCATCTCCGTTGTGTTTACAGCACAGCACTTCCAGCTTCAAATTGATCACTTTGAGCACACAGCGCAGTGACGCATGAAGCAGGAGCTTGGAAATTACAACCACATgatcaataaaaatacattttaatgcttGAGTGTGAGgttaaaccgatttttagcagACCCTGCACTGCTGCAGAGTACCCTTCTTTAGGCCATGgccttgtttctgtctctccacaataacaacaacaacaacaacaacaaaagatgcTCATGAGATCTTTTGTTTGTGATCAATCTCCATCCAGCCCATTCTGCAACCCCCCATGCTACATAGGAAGGAGTGAGAGCCTTTTGGTTGCTAGGCAGGCACCACCACAGTTGCCAAGGGAATGCCTGCATGCAGAGGCAGCTGCATGCGGAGATGGTGGAGTGTGTTGGGGGTTGGTGGTTCCAACACAGAAATGGTGGTGGGAGGAGCTAGACAAGTTCAAGGCCACCGTTTACCCAACATGGtctgatggtggtggtgatgatgtgtgtgtgtgtgtgggggggggacagggtTGAATGAGTGCACGTGTGCGTGAAGAGACAAAGCAGGGGGAAGGGATGTAAGTGAGAAAGTGGGTTGGAGGTGGATGTGTGTCTGATACGAAACAGGGCTGACGTAACCGCACATGAAATATGGTGGTGATGAGGACAACAGGCTTTGTGGGATAATAGAAAACCTCTAAAGCAGATCACACATTTGCTTATCCTAAAGataaacaaaggaaaagaagatgaaatgGTAAAAACCTAAACCCAATGGTACaatcacattttgtttcacaTCACATAGTGATTGCGATTTCGtcgttgtccttttttttatggtcTTTGAATATATTTCTAAACAACTTGGCAAcagcagacagaagagagcCAGGattcactatttatttttttctaccattAATTTTAACAATACTGAGCatggtaaaatgaaaaagaaacacaaagaatgTAAAATTTATATCAAgcagtaaataaatgaaaaagtaaaaagtattgAATAACACCACAAACCACTCTGCTGTCTGccactgaaaacacaactcaTGACAGTCTGAAAGCCAGCCACATGCGTctatgtgtgtatgagagagagagacttaaagttaaaataaaatgaatagcAAAAGCATTAAGACTGTCgaatgaaataatgttttcttaGAATACATCTTGTGATCAACACTTAACAGCGTATGCAACGCTGTCAGTTGGCTGGTGAGGATGTTCATGGTATTTTCCCCCACACAAGTGAGTAAAGTTAAATTTATTTATAAAGCCCAACATCATATGTTACATATTTGCCGAAATTGGCCTTATAATCTGTACACCATATGCACACAAGTGCTCATTAACCAGCAGATTGCTTTATACCCTGTCATTGTACTATTACAATTTACGACTGTAATCGACTGTATGCGAGCAACAATTTAATGCCGCAATTAGTCGAATAGCTAAGCCACTATAGCCTGCTGAGATGGCTTTGATCGTaattgaccttgacctctgacctcattgcagtgcagagaagaaagtgaaagtccctcaacagtgaaaaaataagGTTTCACATTAACTCATCacaagatggggaaaaaaatcaatcagcatgtctcctctgtgtgcataactcatatttacagtaacatacatTTCACCTGtttacatctatctatctaatgtTATAATCTTTATAATTTTATCATAATTATAAAAGAACAAGATAGGAAAAGCAAACGAGAACAGCTGAACAATTCAAATGGCTTTCATGCAAAAACCTGTATATATTATGTCATACCGGTAAATGTGTTGTGTAATCATATTaagagtggaaaaaaacattcacgccttcttttttttatgtcgggatacacacgcgcacatgcaacacacgcaaacacacacacgtttgtctctctctatagttgtgaggacccCCATTGACATgatgcattccctagccccttaccctaaccttaaccatcacaacaaAAATGCCTAACCCGAACCCTAACCCCCACCCAAttccaaccctaaccctaaaaccaaggcttaaccctcaaacagccccttGAAGTTGTGAGGGccagccaaaatgtcctcacaacgatggtGTAGAGCCAAAATTGGTGCTttcaactatagaaagacatgcgcgcacacacacacacatacacacacacacacacacacacacacacccacccacacacacacacacacacacattaaaaatttCTTTTGGACCTTGAGGTTCCTAAACAATGATCCATCTCGGAATCAAGGTCATTCCTTCCCAGCATTTATCATAattaataaacagaaataaacgatgaaatgtgtgtatatatatatatatatatatatatatatatatatatatatatatatattttttttttttaataatcgaCTCATGGGAGGTTATGTAGGCCAGCACTGACTCTGACCTAACATGTGCTATTATTGGACGTGTCAGTAACGCGGTGTTATAAACGTATAACCGCTCCCGAAGGAAGGAGAGACGCCTGGCTGCTTTAGGGGAGactggaaagagagagagagagagagagagagagagagagagagagacgggggttaataacacacacgcgcacgcgcacgcacaaaaAGAGAGTGTCgcgaggagagagacagaggacaaaaaaaaaaaacgtgacgaGGCAGCCGAAGAGCTGTTATGCAACCGCTGACCTACTAACACATATTTCTAGAAAGGGAGCCGGAGAGGAACTGGAGCAAAGAGTCCGGCGGCACGCAGACACGCAAGGCAGCGCGAGCCAAGAGAGCGAAACGAGCATCCACCCCCGAGTCCCGACGACCCGCCGACTCCACCGTCCACGACCGACCGGAGCACCGACAGACAggaaaggggagaagaagaagaagaagaagaagaagaaaagttttgttttctttctttcgttctcTTCCTCCGTTTTGCATTTGGAGAGGTCTcctcttaagaaaaaaaaaaaaaggacaaggaaaggaggaaacaggaggGAGACGGCTTTTGTGTCGAGGGAAAGCCGgaatctttgtgtgtttgttttttatccccTCCTTCGCCTCCGGCACACGCGAAATAAGGTACGTTTGACTGAGCGGCTGCTTTTCCcaccctttgtgtgtgtcttctgtaTGTTCTGTACTCGTTGCGGCTCCTACGTGTAGGtttgaacctgtgtgtgtgtgtgtgtgtgtgtgtgtgtggagacatgAGGACGAGATGCTCATGGCCGGTTATTGTTCACATGGCGACTTTCTCGCCTCCGCCCGCCCGGTGACTTTGAGACGGTTTTGCGGCTGCCCTCTTATGTCACGCGACGCCAACGTCCGGTCCCCCCggtccccccgtccccccggtCCCCCCTCCCCGGGGACTGTCGCCGCTTTCTTCGCCTCGTTGTTGCTTATGAAACGCGAACCGGGCACGGAGAGGTAAAGgtgccggtggtggtggtggtggggacgTGGGACGTAGCCGGCCATACTTCACACAATGTGCTCAATGTCAAGGCGACGTCGCCTCCCTCATGGTGGTCGGTgttttccggggggggggggggcagctgctGTGTTGTCTGGTTTaatgcagacacacgcacacacacacacacacacacacacatgtgtgtgttagCTCCCCGCACGTGGCACGCCGCCGCCTCGACATGTAACATGTTTCTCACGTTTTGGCACACactcatatgtatatatatatacatatatatgtatatatatatatgatgtaaaCATTAGTCTGGATTTAAAGCatggatcctttttttttttaggatacTACAAATCTTTGTTGAACCCTAAAACTGGGCTAAATTCAAATTTGATCTAATTAATAATGCTagaaaaatcattattatttgaattataGATCTTCTGTATTATAATTGTGTCATAATGTATAGGAATATTACAGagatactgggggggggggcaacaatgCCACATTCAACAATTCTAGTCTAATATAAACGGAAAAATGTTCCACGTATTTCATTTCTATTGAACCCACTTCTTGCCCCCAGACGTGTAGAACATTTGCCACAGGTTTTTTCAGGTTACATCACTATTACTATAATAAAAGTTAAAGCAGAAAGTAAGTACACAAAGTCTGATTCCTCTCCAATGAGTCACTGGATGGGtctctttatatatttatgttcttACTCCTGAACAGAGCTTTGCTTTGAGGGAGTTTGAGGCTATGACATAACCAGGCACAGCAGGGAGAAGCAATAAACTGCAGCTCTCTCTTGGGACAGGAGGCCTGTAATTGATTCCCGTTCACACCCTGTGCCGTCTCCCCATCACTCATACCCACATTAAGAGTAAATACTCGTCTCTAAAGCGGATGGGTTGTTTTCAAAGAGCAAGATTGTGGCGTGGATACGCTTTGTGGCGTAACGGCGTCTGCGAGCTATTTTTAATTCGCCCagtctttcttcccccccctccgTAGAAAACATGGAgtagaaaacagcagcagcgaAAGGCTACGCCAGACGTAACAGTCTTTCCCATTCAGTATGTAGAGCTCGTCTCCCAGTCCCGGCGAGGTCTTGGCGGGCCTCTGTTGTGAAATTAGAACAAGTGGATCCAGGATGTGATGCAATGCATGGAAACCCCTGTCTGGCGTAAGGCAGGCAGAGTTCTGGTGAGCTCCTTAGTCCTCCCGCTGCCAGCTGGTCTGGTTTTACAGAGCCGTCTGCATTGCTCTGCACCCAGCCAGCTCTCTGAATGTAGGTCAGACCCGAATctgggtgaggaggagacgcATGAGgtacacggggggggggggggggggggggggggagccatgAACTACTTTGACCACTGCCCTGAAGAAGACAAAACCACAGACTCTTGTCTGTAGTCTTGAGTAACTCGAGCCGTTTGTCCCAGTTTTCACACTTTGGTGACTGTTAATCAAAAGGTTTTTTGGGGAATTGGGTTTTTTCTCCGCTATGCTGATTTCACCATGTGAATCGGCTGACTGGGAGTAgctaacaaaaaacacagatgttaCAGGAAATCAGATTGAACCGAGAAAGATATAGGTCACATGTTACTGATTGACAAATCACTGAACAGCAAACGTGTAAATGTGGACCACTtggtacatttcaaaataaggtGGGCGCTTCTTTATTAGATTCACTCTTTATCTTCTGTCAAAAAATATATGCTTTTATCTGTACGTTCCAGCACTCTGTGTCACGAGGCCAAGTTGAAGTGCGTTTAGTCACATATTCCTCTGCGGAAGTGTCGAATGGCACCCGGTCAAGTGGGTCCCACTGACTGACCTGGAATGTCTGGATTCCCGTctcctggttttgttttttcgttgaCACAAAAACCGTGGGGCAAAATGGAGGCTGCTCGTCAGGGGCCCCTCCACGTGTGTGGTGTTGGATCACTtagaagatggaggaggggaaagaggatgCCTTGCCTTTTACTCACACTTGCCTCAgagggggtcaaaggtgaaacaTTCCTCACTGAGCGGCAAGTGCCTGGGAACCACTTCCTAGCTGCGCTCCCCCCTCAGTCAGAAATACGTTGAGACACGGGAGCCGCAGGGCAGTGGGGAATTAGCCTCgaaacaaagagacaatttCACAATGAACCTTGCCCACAGTATCTCTTGCCTTTTTCCAGCTTAGATCTTTGCTTTTATTCAGGGACCAGCAATGCCGGGAGGAGAGTGAGCACAGCCAGTAAACCTGTGGCTCCTGCCGCGATGTAATATATATGCGTGTTACACAAGCTCTGCTCTGCAACGGGAGAAATTCAGAGCACGTAGGTTAcgagcaacaacagcagccccTCCCCATGCGGTCCAGAGAGAGCGAGCCTGTTATGTGTGAGTTTGGCCGCAGAGATGGGTGTGTGCTCTGACGTCAATGCCATCTCCCTATCGCCCCCCTATCATTTTTCCTCTGCCACCCATGCACATAGTTATGCGCCGCATAAAGGCATCGCAGGGTTTCCAGAGTGAACGTGAATTAATGTTGCATGAAAACCACTGGGGCTTTCATAATccgattttatttttttaggggggggggggggggggtg is drawn from Scophthalmus maximus strain ysfricsl-2021 chromosome 8, ASM2237912v1, whole genome shotgun sequence and contains these coding sequences:
- the LOC118312377 gene encoding NFIL3 like protein, which codes for MTGQTEGAVIQDPSVPSLRGVEGLEYRPPGGAMSFTDEAVSILTSTSQLARTLLGRTFVPQPKENPANAEAMAGSSCDEDNSTRRKREFTPNDKKDEGYWDKRRKNNEAAKRSRERRRANDMVLERRVLGLLEENARLRAELLALKFRFGLVKDSSDVNILPLSVPLCAHPPPSTTHFYQPHNDGPSYLKTQQSASTHQIQPHLPQQAPIYGPRVAGPLLSHSVSEDSGVSTSSSSNMGSPVFFDDTLSDRGGPSPRELVEEPQGYDSHICPLDVNGGQYVHKQDSPDGLRSLPHKLRFKGPSGGSDGGEMSPPSDNRHSEHRIATVGPNIPVRVHKQAGWESRAETQAPWSREEAGGGLGQQYQGLSSGYYNSSSLQNSRDTSTPEDISLRSQMSCLSQEVAQLKRLLSQQLFSKIS